In the genome of Ignisphaera sp., the window GAGATATGTGGATGAGGCTAGGAAGAGAGGCATAGATTTGTCAACGGTATTGCCAAACGAAGAAGATATCGATTTAGTTAGAAATGCTTCAAAGCGCGCTCTTGTTATGCTTAAAATAATGGAGGATTTAATACAAAGGTTTTTGAAGAGAATAGATCCACGCATAGCTAAGGAAGTGTTTAAAGAGGTGTTAAATGAGGATGTGGATGAGGCGACAGCAACATATTTATTAGCCAAAGAGTTTTCTGCATGGACTCTAGAAATAGCCGAGGCATTGAATTTGATAAAAATCGACGAGAAAATAAGGTGAAACAAAGTATTTTAATTTTCTGAACTCGTCTTGCATATTATGGGATACAATTTTCGTTATTGAAGGGTAAGCGAAATGAGTAGCAATATGCATATCAGGATAAGGCCTGCAGGTGAAAAGGATATAGACTATGTTATTGCTATAAACATAGAGTGTTTACCTGAGCACTATCCTCTCTCGTTTTGGTTAGAGCATCTGAATAAGTATGGCGATGTTTTCTATGTTGCTGAAGTCAATGATAATATTGTTGGCTATGTGCTAACTCGTATTGAGGAAGGAGAATCATTTTTTTATCCAAATAAAAAGGTTAAGAAAGGCCACATTGTAAGCATTGCTGTTAGAGAAAGTTATAGAAGAAGGGGTATAGCAACATATCTTTTATCAGCTGTTCTAGGAACCCTGGGCTACGCATATGATGCGTCAGAGGCATATCTAGAGGTTAGAGTCAGTAACACGCCTGCAATAAAGCTCTATGAAAAATTCGGATTTGTGATAATAAAAAGACTCGAGGAATATTATCTCGACGGCGAAGACGCATATCTGATGGCCAAAAAACTAAAGTAGGTATTTAAGCATCGCTAAGATTTAGAACATTAATTTCCACGCTTTCCATCTGAGCTACGCAGAAAAGGTTTGCAATAGTCCTTGGAATGACTACACCATTTGATACTACAAACAGCAGGTCTGAAAATGTTAAGCATTTCAAAGCTTCATCGTATCTATGTTTAGCTACAGAGTAATTGCCACTACACAAACTAATAACGTTCTTATTACCTATTGGAGCATTGCCACAGAGACTTATTATGCATGAAACCTCATTTAGTTTTGCAATAGAATCAACTATATTTTGAACAAATTCCACATTATCATATTTGTCACAATGCATTGAGGAGAATAGACAGGACTTTCTGTCACATGCTAAATCTCTGTATATCACTGCAATAACTATAGCAATTCTCTTTCCTCTAGGGATCTGAGTTGGAAAATTATTCTTTGTTATAGTCTTGATCATAATTTCAGCAGTATTATTAAGCTTAAGACTTAAAAACTTTCTATATCTTCAGCGACTTTCCATCGCTATGTTTCTTCTAATCAATTCTATTGTTGAGTACATATATTCTTCAACGACAGTGGCATGTTTCTTTCTTATATGATCTTCTATAATCTGTATTGGAAGCTCCTCACCACAGACCATGCACTTAACGAAAGCACCATTAAGTTTTCTTACAATGGGCTTAATCTTAATTACCACCGGTACAGCATATTTTAAGAGTACCCTTGCCTTTGTAGCAGACCCCATTTTTTCAATGATACGTTGAGCATATCCCCTTACCTGATGCTTACTCAAGCCATATTTTAATGCTACTACACTAGGGCTCTCACCAATAATAAAGTAATCAGATAACGCATTGACAACGTTATCCTTACCTGCAAGCACCTTCACAATTAGGTATTCTAAAACGTCTTCAGCTGAGGATCGCATCAAAATTCCCATAAAAATGTTAATTTTCATAAAAATATATAAGCTGGCTACCCAATTGACATCAAAACTAATAATATTGCTTTATAAAAGGAACCGATTTGAGCATATTATGAATATATTTTAAGCATTTCTATAGTAATACCTAGCATCGGCTATACAGCTTCACAA includes:
- a CDS encoding N-acetyltransferase, which gives rise to MSSNMHIRIRPAGEKDIDYVIAINIECLPEHYPLSFWLEHLNKYGDVFYVAEVNDNIVGYVLTRIEEGESFFYPNKKVKKGHIVSIAVRESYRRRGIATYLLSAVLGTLGYAYDASEAYLEVRVSNTPAIKLYEKFGFVIIKRLEEYYLDGEDAYLMAKKLK